From Lolium perenne isolate Kyuss_39 chromosome 5, Kyuss_2.0, whole genome shotgun sequence, a single genomic window includes:
- the LOC127301597 gene encoding protein RSI-1, protein MALAGRLLVLLAVVLLAVSIAEHKAFASRTEEQRQDNEHQGGHGSLKIYECKPKCDYRCSDTKYRKPCLFFCNKCCRTCLCVPSGFYGNREECACYNDWKTKEGEHKCP, encoded by the exons ATGGCACTAGCTGGTAGGCTGCTCGTcctgctcgccgtcgttctcctcgcCGTCTCCATCGCCGAACACAAG GCGTTTGCTTCACGAACTGAAGAGCAGCGCCAGGATAATGAGCACCAG GGAGGTCACGGCAGTCTCAAGATATACG AGTGCAAGCCGAAGTGCGATTACAGGTGCAGCGACACCAAGTACAGGAAGCCGTGCCTCTTCTTCTGCAACAAGTGCTGCAGGACCTGCCTGTGTGTGCCGTCAGGCTTCTACGGCAACAGGGAGGAGTGCGCCTGCTACAATGACTGGAAGACCAAGGAGGGAGAGCACAAGTGCCCTTGA